In Aspergillus fumigatus Af293 chromosome 6, whole genome shotgun sequence, the genomic window AAAGGGAAGACTGAGAACAGATTATCCTGTGTGACCAGGAAACTCACCCTCGCCTATTTCATCAGTCTCAGAACAGAAATGAGATTTGTGCACTCGTTAGTTTGAACTTACGCCCAGCTGTGAGACTATTTGTACTATGGTCTGCTTTTACGCAGTAACATCCCTCATTCGCGAGAAAGAGATCAACAGCCTCGAGAACTTATCTAGAATATCCATTTATCACATAGAAAAGCATGAGACTCTTGCTCTCCGCAATTGAAGGCCAGCAATGTAGCCCCAGCAACATGTCATAGACCAGCAGCTATCCTTACAATGAAGCAGCAGATGCTGAAGATATGTCATGTCATGAGGATGTATACGGAAACTCTTATGCTCTATATCTTCAGGGCACGAGGGCTCAATCACCGACTCAATGGTGCTTCATGGATACACAGCCAATATGAGCACAGCATCGACTCAGCAAAGCTTACATCTTCAGTACTGCCAATCAAAGAGGAGATACAGGAATCTATGAGCTTCGTCGCTAGAGCCATGAACGAGAAAAGACACATCAGATAGAATCCCTCGCGTCAAGCACGACCTGACTCTGGCCAGGCGCAGATGTATCCAACAAAAAACTCCAGAATATGCTAACATCGCCTCAGTTCAAGGAGAGATAGCCAAGGAAGGTCTTAAACCTTGGATTTATAAAGCCTGTAGTCGTCCTCTTGCATTGAGTCGATATCAGTCACTATTAACAGTTTTCAATCTCAAAAGATTCTGCCTTCCACCAGTCTATTACCTATTCGTTTGAACTATACCACCTCAAATCAATAGAACTTCAATCACAATGCGCTTCTTCACCTCAATCATTGCTCTCGCAGCTACCGCTACAGGTACGTCTCCTCTATTCCTCTTCAAAGGCGATAGTCTTACTAACAAGACCTAAGCCCTCACCATCACATCCCCCAAGAGCCTGGACCAGGTGGATATGAGCAAGTCCGTCAATATTGAATGGCAATATGTCCAGTAAGTCCTGCATAGACATCTATAGGACGAGAACTAAGGCTTAGCAACAGATCCGACTCCCAGAACTTCTCCATCGTGCTAGTCAACATGATCACCCAGCCCCCCATCAACAAAGTCATCGCCAAGGAAGTCAAAGCCTCCGATGAGAAATACACCGTGGATGGTATCTCCGGCATTCCCAAGGCGTATGTCTAACTCTCGATATCCATTTCAAGCTACAGGCTAGGCTGACTCCGAATCAAAAGAAACGGCTATCAGGTCAACTTCGTCAGCACGGGACCCACGAACACGGGGATCCTGGCCCAATCTCCCCAGTTCAACGTCACAGACGTCAAGACTGTGCCAAAGACTACTTCCACCGGTGAGATTCTACATCAAAAATTCTGCATCATGCGTTCTAACAAATTTTCCCTCTGCAGAGAGCCAAACCGCCACCGCGACTGCTTCCGCTACCGCCACCGCTACCGCGACGACTAACGCTGCTGCATCTCTCATGGCCCCAGCTGCTGTGGGCTCCTTTATTTGGGGTCTTTTGGTTATGGTCGTGTAAAAAGGACTCTCATTGTGGAAGGGTCTGAGAGAGAGACGTCACGATATGGTATTTGGGTTCGTATATACATATCTTTGCAAGGCATGATGTACGAGGGACATGAGCAGTGATACTGATATGATGGATGAGAACATGCTTTCTAATGCATTTAATTGTCCAAGCAAAATAATTGATAATCCATAATGGACATCCTTTTCTGGTCTTGCGCTCACCGCTGGAATTTGTTTGGAGTACGTTGGTTATGAAAACTTTGATCCTCCTGCAAGGAGGGCAGGCTAGTGATGTATGCATGTACATCTTCGCTTGGTAGTGGATTTCTCATGTACTCATTACATTGTCAGCTCAAGTTTGTTTTCAGTCTCTTGGAAAGTGTCCTGCTTGTTTTGTCCGCGATTCCGATAGCATACATCGATACTTAGGCGGAAGACTTCGtggcctttttttttttttttttttttttttttttttttttttggttccAATTAGGAGCGTGAACACGCCAATTACAAAGTTGGTTTGTATCCATACAGGGAAGAATCGTCATGAGTAAAAGCAAAGGGGTATACTAGTGGAATGTACATATATACAGAAGTAGTCAAGCGTGCGCCTTTAGTCCAAGTCTTCAGAGCGAGCCCATGGTGGATTCAGCAAGCCCAGAGATAGACCCTGAGCCAGCAGCGCTGGCGCTGACCGCAGTTGACGATGACTGGTCGTTGTACTTGTCATTTATGCCTTCTCGAGGACGATCCCAGGTGCGAATGTGGCCTGTTAGCCTCCTATATTAGCGGCTGTCTCCTGAGACGACAAGCGAAGTATATAAAAATGGGCAAATTACCTTCAAGGGAAGAGGTCATAATACAATCTTCTTGGAATCCCAGCCAGCAGATAGGGTCCGTGCCAACGACCTTGGACTTTGAAGCTGTCAGCTCAAGATGTAATGGTCCAGAAACTTATGGGCATTGCTCAAAACTCACCATGATAGGCGGCAGCAAGGCCGTGCGTGCTCTGGGTTCTACAGGGTGACGGACAGCTTGGTCGCAACTCTCATAGGTGTTTGCTGTCCTCTGAGAATCTGACCTCATCCTGTTGCCCACACTGTCAGCTCGGTGACGATTGCCATATTGTGAACTGCCAGCGACCATGCTTGTTCGCTGACGGGCGCTGGTTTGATGCTGTTAAAATTTGTTAGCGCATTGGATTCAACCTCGCATGCTGAAGTAATTGAACAATTCGAGCGTGTAGGCTGGTCTCGTTATAAAGGGATACGTACCACCTTCGGTCGGTGCAGCATGCCAACGCTGAAGTCCCACAGAAGAAGCCTGCAGTCGTCACCGACACTACCAAATCTGTAGGTCCGTTCGTCGCATTGCCACGGATCGAAGGCGACCGCGGAAACCCAAGAGTTGTGACCCTGACAACGAGCTACGATTTTGCGCTCCGGGAAGGACCAAATAGTCACTAAATCATCCTGTCCGCCGGTGACAATGTATTTGCCATCAGGCGACCAGCAGACGCAGATGAGTCCACCATAGTAACTGCGAAAAATGTCCAAGACCCTAGCGGCTCGTTAGATGCCTGCCAAACCCTGAATGCACGGAGAGTAAGATCAGAGGAGACCTACTCTTCTTTCAAGTAGTCCATCACTCGTAGAGAGCCATCCTCCAAGACAACTGCCAAATGCCTTTGGTCTGGGGAGAATGCAAAGTGGGATATTCTTTGGTTTGCAAGTTTCCAAAGAGCGACAGGGTTAGTCTTTTGGTTCCTGGAGTTGACGGACTTTAACACCTGCAGCGGCTGTGTACTTGATGCCTTGACTGCCTCCGCTGACTGATCCTGGATTTCAGGGGTGAAAAGagcatcttccttctctttatcATAGACTACTAATTGTCCGTTTGCATGAGAAGCCATAAACAGATTTTCCGACCCAGGAATCCATTTAATATGAGTGACCGGAGAATTGCAGACGACTCCATTCTTATTTATTCGGGCGTACTTTTGAGAAATAGGCTCGTACCAGATGATGTCACCAGCAGAGGAACCCATAACCACGTCGATATGAGAAGGGCTTTTGGTGACCTCATTGATATCGTGACACAACATGTGCGCCTTTGTGAAGAGAATCTTTGCAAGCGGGTCTTCCTTCTGCTTCGAACTGAGATCAAGCCATTGGAAGGCGCGGTTGATATTGGCGAAAGCAAAGAGGCCTTCCGGACTCCGCTCACTCAACCGCTTTGTGGCCACTTCATGAGTGATGACCCGTGATACGAAGGACGAACTGCTCTTGATAATGTTGTTCTTGGGCTTCCGCCTTTTCAACCCGTCCTTGACAGGAGCAGGTACCAGTGCCGGGTTTCCATCTCCAAAAGGGGGCGCTGTTACGATCTGCTTTGAGATGAAAGAGGGAGTCCTGCTTCGAGGACTGACACAAACTAGTGAAACCTTGACGCCGGATGTCGGAGGTGTTGGAACAGTCGCAAGAGGATTTGGATTTATGATTGGAGCTTCAGATGGGTGTGGAGGAGGGGTTGCTAGGTGCAGGTCGTCCTTGAGTTCGTAGGTGCCTAATGGAAAGTCCTTGTTAGTCCCAGTTGTCGAGACTCCTCGGATACAAATGCACCTTCTCCAACTTGCAGCGGGCAGCCGCCTTCTGGATGACTGAGTATGTTATTGGTCTCTACGACCGGCACTGCCATGCCATTTGCCGCGCCAGCAGCATAAGCGACTGGCACGGTGTagcgaggaggtggaggcggAAGAACACTAGCGCGATCTAGTCAGTAAAAGTGCAATTCGCAGTTGTTATCCAGCTGTTCCTTGCTCGTCCCTAGGAGCGCAACAGGCGACAATGAACAGTAAGAGATAACAAGGAAGACTTCTGGTGACCATCAGGCGCAGCAAGGGAGGCTTACAACATGATTGCGGTTGCGACGGAGTGGCGCTAATTCATGTAAACTAGGATATTTCTGTATACGCCGCAGTGGTAGTACTGAATAGTAGATGAAAGGCAAACAACGTTGACTAGGACAATAGGTGAACGCTGCTGAATTCACAGTCGCAGTGAAATGCTCGTAAGAACGACACCCTAAGCAAAGCTGCCCAGGGTAGTGTGTGATGCTGAGATCTGGAATGAATGCGACGTATCGAGGCACGATATTAGGAGTAGAGGAATCGGGAAGTATGGATCTCTTCAAGCCAGTGTTTCGACGTTGAGATCGGCGCTCAGGTATATCTACTTCTGACATTGGTTAGTCGATCACGCATACACGTGGAGGGGGAAAATAAATGTCAGTCTGACCTTGGGGTATAAGATAAGCCAATCTTGACAAAATGATGGTCTTCCGCAGAAGTAGACGAAGAAACAATATATACAATAAAGGATTCACAACAGTGGGGTAGGACAACAGATTCGAAGCGCGCAGGTTCGACTGACAAGGTGAGTGAGGAGAGGAGCGGAGAGCTAGACGGGGAAGTTTGGGAGGCCCGTGAGTCGGTTTCTGGGGTTAGTGTGCTCAGTGGTTGGTTTAATAGCCTATAGTTGTTCTTTCCGTGCTACTGAAGCGGTTCCTGACCATTGGGGGGGTTTGGTTTCTCACCGGCCTGATATCGACCATTTATTGGCAGTCTGGAATTATCGATCTTACTCTAGGGGCTCTCTACGTTCAACCATCAAATGAAAGAATTAGTGGGTATATC contains:
- a CDS encoding GPI anchored serine-threonine rich family protein, with the protein product MRFFTSIIALAATATALTITSPKSLDQVDMSKSVNIEWQYVQSDSQNFSIVLVNMITQPPINKVIAKEVKASDEKYTVDGISGIPKANGYQVNFVSTGPTNTGILAQSPQFNVTDVKTVPKTTSTESQTATATASATATATATTNAAASLMAPAAVGSFIWGLLVMVV
- a CDS encoding WD40 repeat domain-containing protein, with product MFVLPPPPPRYTVPVAYAAGAANGMAVPVVETNNILSHPEGGCPLQVGEGTYELKDDLHLATPPPHPSEAPIINPNPLATVPTPPTSGVKVSLVCVSPRSRTPSFISKQIVTAPPFGDGNPALVPAPVKDGLKRRKPKNNIIKSSSSFVSRVITHEVATKRLSERSPEGLFAFANINRAFQWLDLSSKQKEDPLAKILFTKAHMLCHDINEVTKSPSHIDVVMGSSAGDIIWYEPISQKYARINKNGVVCNSPVTHIKWIPGSENLFMASHANGQLVVYDKEKEDALFTPEIQDQSAEAVKASSTQPLQVLKSVNSRNQKTNPVALWKLANQRISHFAFSPDQRHLAVVLEDGSLRVMDYLKEEVLDIFRSYYGGLICVCWSPDGKYIVTGGQDDLVTIWSFPERKIVARCQGHNSWVSAVAFDPWQCDERTYRFGSVGDDCRLLLWDFSVGMLHRPKVHQTSARQRTSMVAGSSQYGNRHRADSVGNRMRSDSQRTANTYESCDQAVRHPVEPRARTALLPPIMSKVVGTDPICWLGFQEDCIMTSSLEGHIRTWDRPREGINDKYNDQSSSTAVSASAAGSGSISGLAESTMGSL